A genomic region of Rhizomicrobium sp. contains the following coding sequences:
- the ccoP gene encoding cytochrome-c oxidase, cbb3-type subunit III yields the protein MSDHDKDIDQVSGTETTGHEWDGIKELNTPLPRWWLGLFFICIAWAIGYWILMPAWPGIYGYTHGVLNHSQRDEVAADVAALKAARLGKDRELANASLAQIQANPDLLQFALAEGRATFGDNCAACHGSGGQGAHGYPNLNDDVWLWGGKLADIQHTITVGVRSTSPDTRQSQMPAFGRDGILKPGQVDDLTEFVVHISGRPADARAVARATKLFADNCAMCHGPAGKGDRTVGAPNLTDNDWLYGPTRDDIHDQIWNGHGGVMPTWGGRLSPEEIKALAVYVHSLGGGE from the coding sequence ATGTCGGACCACGACAAGGACATCGACCAGGTCTCCGGCACCGAGACCACCGGCCATGAATGGGACGGAATCAAGGAGCTCAACACGCCGCTGCCGCGCTGGTGGCTCGGCCTGTTTTTCATCTGCATCGCCTGGGCGATCGGTTATTGGATCCTGATGCCGGCATGGCCGGGCATCTATGGTTACACCCATGGCGTCCTTAACCATTCGCAGCGCGACGAAGTCGCCGCCGACGTTGCCGCGCTCAAGGCCGCGCGTCTCGGCAAGGATCGCGAGCTGGCCAATGCCAGTCTCGCGCAGATCCAGGCGAACCCGGACTTGCTCCAGTTCGCGCTGGCCGAGGGCCGCGCGACCTTCGGCGACAACTGCGCCGCCTGCCATGGCAGCGGCGGACAGGGCGCGCACGGCTATCCGAACCTCAACGACGACGTCTGGCTGTGGGGCGGCAAGCTTGCCGACATCCAGCACACGATCACGGTCGGCGTGCGCTCGACCAGTCCCGACACGAGGCAGTCGCAGATGCCGGCCTTCGGCCGCGACGGCATCCTGAAGCCGGGACAGGTCGACGATCTGACGGAATTTGTCGTTCACATCTCGGGCCGCCCAGCCGATGCCCGCGCCGTCGCGCGTGCGACCAAGCTGTTCGCCGACAATTGCGCGATGTGCCACGGCCCGGCCGGCAAGGGCGACCGCACCGTGGGCGCGCCGAACCTCACCGACAATGACTGGCTCTACGGCCCGACGCGCGACGACATCCACGACCAGATCTGGAACGGCCATGGCGGCGTGATGCCGACCTGGGGCGGGCGCCTGTCGCCGGAAGAGATCAAGGCGTTGGCCGTCTACGTTCACAGCCTCGGTGGCGGGGAGTAA
- a CDS encoding cbb3-type cytochrome c oxidase subunit 3, producing MERWAYEDVLAFAQSWGAVYFIVMFAVAFAYALWPSNKKRFEEAAQIPLNEGEI from the coding sequence ATGGAACGCTGGGCTTACGAAGACGTGCTGGCCTTTGCCCAGAGCTGGGGCGCCGTCTATTTCATCGTCATGTTCGCGGTCGCCTTCGCCTATGCGTTGTGGCCCTCCAACAAGAAGCGCTTCGAGGAAGCGGCGCAAATCCCCCTGAACGAGGGAGAAATCTGA
- the ccoO gene encoding cytochrome-c oxidase, cbb3-type subunit II, giving the protein MNHQILEKNSILLLIGILLVVAIGGAVEIAPLFWVNGTVEKVEGMRPYTPLELAGRDIYIREGCYVCHSQMIRSLRDEVERYGHYSLAAESMYDHPFQWGSERTGPDLARVGGKYSDEWQRAHLADPRSVVPESIMPPYVFLEKTPLNYRDIADVMRANRTVGVPYTDADIANAAADLEAQANPDGDGVDAFKKRYPKAAARDFDGNPKEVTEADALIAYLQMLGTLVDFKTYRANAPENRR; this is encoded by the coding sequence GTGAACCATCAGATCCTCGAAAAGAACTCGATCCTGCTGTTGATCGGCATCCTTCTCGTCGTCGCGATCGGCGGCGCCGTGGAGATCGCGCCGCTCTTCTGGGTGAATGGCACGGTCGAGAAGGTCGAAGGCATGCGGCCCTACACGCCGCTCGAACTCGCCGGCCGCGACATCTACATCCGCGAAGGCTGCTATGTCTGCCATAGCCAGATGATCCGTTCGCTGCGCGACGAGGTCGAGCGCTACGGTCATTACAGCCTGGCCGCCGAAAGCATGTACGACCACCCGTTCCAGTGGGGCTCGGAACGCACCGGCCCGGATCTTGCCCGTGTCGGCGGAAAGTATTCCGACGAATGGCAGCGCGCACATCTTGCCGATCCACGCTCGGTCGTGCCGGAGTCGATCATGCCGCCCTATGTCTTCCTCGAAAAGACGCCGCTCAACTATCGCGACATCGCCGACGTGATGCGCGCCAACCGGACGGTCGGCGTGCCCTACACGGATGCCGACATCGCCAACGCGGCCGCGGACCTTGAGGCGCAGGCCAACCCCGACGGCGACGGCGTCGACGCCTTCAAGAAGCGCTACCCCAAGGCCGCCGCGCGCGACTTCGACGGCAATCCGAAGGAGGTCACCGAAGCCGATGCCCTGATCGCCTATCTGCAGATGCTCGGCACGCTGGTGGACTTCAAGACCTATCGCGCCAACGCGCCCGAGAACCGGAGATAG